One genomic window of Manihot esculenta cultivar AM560-2 chromosome 16, M.esculenta_v8, whole genome shotgun sequence includes the following:
- the LOC110603111 gene encoding F-box protein At1g61340: MALGRRCNSMKSKSAGFEGEEGFGLGFVKHTRSFGRKRVLIDNSADSMLFDSPINTPLKRLCSLEPEKSALESLPQDILVRILCRVDHDDLKQLFHVSTVIRESTVVAKNCHFAYSTPRKTPAFRTPIYFEDTNELDEIEAPNAPKQLRSYRSRLNGKKLSDISVALFASPKKGLFMETEEA; encoded by the exons ATGGCATTGGGAAGGAGGTGTAATTCAATGAAGTCAAAGAGTGCTGGATTTGAGGGTGAAGAAGGGTTTGGATTAGGGTTCGTGAAACACACCCGAAGTTTTGGGAGGAAGAGGGTTTTAATTGATAATAGTGCAGATTCTATGCTTTTTGATTCGCCTATTAACACTCCATTGAAAAGGCTTTGCAGTTTAGAGCCTGAGAAATCTGCTCTCGAAAGCCTGCCTCAGGATATTCTG GTTAGGATTCTCTGTCGTGTTGATCATGATGATTTGAAGCAGCTTTTCCATGTATCTACAGTTATCAGAGAATCT ACTGTGGTTGCTAAAAACTGCCACTTCGCCTATAGTACACCGAGAAAAACTCCTGCTTTTCGAACTCCAATTTATTTCGAGGACACAAACGAGTTGGATGAAATTGAAGCCCCAAATGCACCGAAGCAACTGCGGTCTTACAGGTCCCGACTAAATGGGAAGAAACTCTCTGACATATCAGTGGCATTGTTTGCTTCCCCAAAGAAGGGATTGTtcatggaaacagaggaggcgTGA